In the genome of Massilibacillus massiliensis, one region contains:
- a CDS encoding rod-binding protein — protein sequence MQIDNVSSENIINQYASAKHNADGAFSKTLEKATENAATAADDAKLKATCKEFEALFLNYMYTQMRDTIPENSLIGESSGEKIMQSMLDTELTKNMANAGGIGLGNMIYKQLSMSMKAKPKNDLGAI from the coding sequence ATGCAAATTGATAACGTTTCCTCGGAAAATATCATAAATCAATACGCTTCGGCAAAACATAATGCAGATGGGGCTTTTTCCAAAACCTTGGAAAAAGCTACTGAAAATGCAGCAACAGCAGCAGATGATGCAAAGTTAAAAGCAACGTGCAAGGAGTTTGAGGCACTGTTTCTAAATTACATGTATACGCAAATGCGTGATACGATTCCCGAGAATTCTCTGATCGGGGAATCAAGTGGCGAAAAAATTATGCAATCCATGTTAGATACAGAATTGACCAAAAACATGGCAAATGCAGGAGGAATTGGCCTTGGAAATATGATTTACAAGCAATTGTCGATGAGTATGAAGGCCAAACCTAAAAATGATTTAGGTGCAATTTAA
- a CDS encoding flagellar basal body P-ring protein FlgI, with translation MRKFIAAMTFLFVFGSLITSAFAASSTVSTRIKDIAKVQGVRSNQLVGYGLVVGLAGTGDSNKTLETLQSVSNMLKEFGVSISTAQLKTKNVAAVMVTAQLPPFVREGDTIDITVSSMGDAKSIQGGTLLQTPLKAANGQVYAVGQGAVSTGGFAAGSGGTSVQKNFPTVGITPNGGIVERSVETNLASNGMITLSLRKADFTTATRIANAVNSQYGGIATASNPGRIDITVPYMYQNDVVGFVANIEDLYVTPDNIAKVVVNERTGTIVMGGNIAVDEVAIAQGSLNISVTKNTDVNQPPPFSMGETVETKNTDVNVDEEKAHTIVLPATANVSDVVGALNAVGATSRDIISILQAIKAAGALHADLEII, from the coding sequence ATGCGTAAGTTTATTGCGGCAATGACCTTTTTATTCGTGTTTGGTTCGTTGATTACATCAGCCTTCGCAGCATCGAGTACAGTGAGCACAAGAATCAAAGACATTGCAAAAGTGCAGGGCGTTCGTTCCAACCAATTGGTCGGATATGGCTTAGTGGTTGGCTTAGCAGGAACTGGTGATTCCAATAAAACACTGGAAACACTGCAATCTGTGAGTAATATGTTAAAAGAATTTGGTGTATCCATATCGACGGCGCAGCTTAAGACAAAAAATGTCGCGGCAGTTATGGTTACAGCACAATTGCCGCCTTTCGTAAGAGAGGGCGATACAATTGATATTACTGTATCCTCGATGGGCGATGCAAAAAGTATTCAAGGTGGGACGCTTTTGCAAACGCCATTAAAGGCGGCGAACGGACAAGTTTACGCTGTTGGGCAAGGTGCGGTATCTACAGGAGGGTTTGCTGCCGGCAGTGGTGGGACTTCCGTACAGAAGAATTTCCCTACCGTGGGCATTACACCGAATGGCGGTATTGTCGAACGTAGTGTAGAAACGAATCTGGCTTCTAACGGAATGATTACTTTGTCTTTGCGGAAAGCTGATTTTACGACAGCAACAAGAATAGCCAATGCCGTTAATTCTCAATATGGTGGCATTGCAACTGCCAGTAATCCAGGCAGAATCGATATTACAGTTCCTTATATGTATCAAAATGATGTGGTTGGTTTTGTTGCCAATATTGAAGATTTATATGTAACACCGGATAATATCGCAAAAGTTGTTGTCAATGAACGAACAGGAACGATTGTTATGGGTGGCAATATTGCGGTTGATGAAGTTGCAATTGCCCAAGGTAGCTTAAATATAAGCGTTACAAAGAATACAGATGTAAATCAACCGCCGCCATTTAGTATGGGAGAAACGGTTGAAACGAAGAATACAGATGTAAATGTAGATGAAGAAAAAGCACATACGATTGTACTTCCGGCAACGGCAAATGTAAGTGATGTTGTAGGCGCGTTGAATGCTGTTGGGGCAACATCGCGTGATATTATTTCCATTTTGCAGGCCATTAAAGCTGCAGGGGCACTTCATGCAGACTTAGAAATTATCTAA
- a CDS encoding flagellar basal body L-ring protein FlgH produces MRNLNKLLGVLLVSFAVLASNAMSVHASEASLWSEDYNSVSLFADRKARAVGDSLTIIINESSSASKSNSASNSKSGSNELSAGTGIFHFLAAASASQSDSFKANGSLSNTNRVTGKITVQVVEVKPNGNMVISGTQSIIQNKDEHKITITGIVRKDDVTADNTVLSSLVSDAQLKFDGKGPLNAKQRQGILTQVFNILF; encoded by the coding sequence GTGAGAAACTTAAATAAATTATTGGGAGTATTGCTTGTTAGTTTCGCTGTACTGGCAAGCAATGCGATGAGCGTTCATGCAAGCGAGGCTTCCCTTTGGTCGGAAGATTATAATTCCGTAAGTCTCTTTGCTGATCGCAAAGCGAGAGCAGTCGGTGATTCACTTACGATCATTATTAATGAAAGTTCGTCGGCATCGAAATCAAACAGCGCAAGCAATTCAAAATCTGGCAGTAATGAGTTGTCGGCAGGAACGGGAATTTTTCATTTTTTAGCGGCAGCAAGTGCGAGTCAGTCTGATTCTTTTAAAGCAAACGGCAGTTTAAGTAATACGAATCGAGTAACTGGTAAGATTACCGTGCAGGTCGTTGAAGTGAAACCAAATGGAAATATGGTGATTTCAGGAACTCAAAGTATCATCCAAAACAAGGATGAACATAAAATTACGATTACTGGGATTGTTCGTAAAGATGATGTTACCGCGGATAACACCGTATTATCATCTTTAGTATCTGATGCACAGTTGAAATTCGATGGTAAAGGTCCGTTGAATGCAAAACAGCGTCAAGGTATTTTAACACAAGTATTTAATATCTTATTTTAG